The Candidatus Denitrolinea symbiosum DNA window TCATCAGTCGTCAGTCATCAGTCGCCAACTGCCAATTACCAATTACCAATTACCAACCTTCCTCTACACCACCTACACCGGCCCCCGCTTCTCTCGCGACGTACGCGGCCGCGTCTGGGAGGGCGCCACCGTCACCAACGTCGCGCTCCAACTCGCCTTCCACATGGGCTTGGAGCAAGTCATCCTCATCGGCGTGGACCACAACTTCGCCTCGAAAGGCGACGCCAACAAGACCGTCGTCTCCGAAGGCGACGATCCCAACCACTTCTCCGCGGCTTACTTCGGCAAAGGCTTCCGCTGGCAGCTACCCGACCTCGACACCTCCGAGATCGGCTACCGTCTCGCCCGCGACGCCTATCAGAAAGCGGGACGCGAAGTTTTGGACGCCACCGTCGGCGGCAAACTCGCCATCTTCCCGAAAATAGACTATTCATCCCTTTTCTGATAACGTAACAAGCGCCCACGCAACCGCTCACCGAACACTGATCACTGGACACTGATCACTGATTACTGATTACTGATGCCCCGCTTCCTCCGCCTCACCCTCCTCGCCCTCCTCGCCCTCGGCGGACTCCTCCGTCTCCTCGACCTGACGGATCCTCCGCTGGACTTCCATCCCACGCGCCAACTCCGCAACTCGATCATCGCCCGCGGCATCTACTACGACCTGCTCCCCAACGCGGACGCATCCACGCGCGCCCTCGCGGAATCCATCGCCCGCGTCCCTGCCCGCTACGAGCCTCCCGTCACCGAGACGCTCGCCGCCGTGACCTACCTCGCGGCTGGCGGGGAATCCGTCGCCATCCCGCGCCTCTACGGGACGATCTTCTGGCTGCTCGCGGGACTCTGTCTCTTCGACCTCGCCCGCCGCCTCACGGACTCTCCCGTCGCCGCGCTGCTGTCCCTCGCCTATTTCCTCGTCCTGCCCTTCGCGGTCCAGGCCAGCCGCTCCTTCCAACCCGACCCGCTGATGACCGCATCCGCGTTCATCGGCGTTTACTTCCTCTATCGCTGGTCCGAGTCGATTGCCGATTCCCAACCTCCGCGCGTCTCCTGGAAATTTGCCGTCATCGCCGCCCTCCTGTTTGGGTTTGCGGCCTTCGTCAAAATCTTCATCGGTTACATCATCGGCGGCGCGGCCGCGGGACTGGTCCTCTTCACCCTCAAAGGGAAGTTCTGGCGTTCGCCCCAGGTGTGGACGATGGCGGTCGTCATGGTCCTGCCTGCCTTCCTTTTCTACTTTACAGGCGACCGCGGCAACTCCACCGAGTACATCACCAACTGGTCGCTGGACATGCTCAAGCTTATCGCCCGCGGCGACTTCTACACCAAGTGGCTGGCTTTTCTCGGAAGTCTCTTCGGGCAGACGTTCATCTTCCTCTCCCTCGCGGGGACTCTCCTCGCCGCGCCGCGCGGCCGCGCGCTGCTGATCGGTCTCTGGGCGGGATATTTGCTCTACGGACTCTCCGTCCCGTTCCAGATGTACACGCACTCGTACTATCACATCCAACTGACGCCGATCGTCGCTTTGGGGTTGAGTCCGCTCGCCGAAACAGTAACCCGCCGCGCGGTCGGAGAGAAGCGGATCTGGCAGGCCGCGTTGACCGTCCTCGCGGCCGCGGTCATCGGCTTCCAGGCCTACGTCGCGCGCTCCGTCCTCCTTGCCGAGGATTTCCGTCACGAACCCGCGTACTGGCAAATGGTCGGGGAGGCGATCCCCGCCAACGCCAAAGTCATCGCGCTGACGAAGGACTACGGCTACCGCGTCATGTACTACGGCTGGCGCCGCGTGGACTTGTGGCCGCAGTCTTCGGGACTGATGGAGATCCGCGGCAACGCCATCAACGTGGAGAAAACCTTTGCCGAGCGCGCGCTGGGCAAGGACTACTTCCTTGTGACGACTTTCAGCCAACTCGATAAACAACCCGACTTAAAAAAGATCCTCGACGGCTATCCCATCGCCGCGCAGGGAGACGGGTTTGTGCTGTACGATTTAAGACCATGACCCTCGTCTCCATCGTTATTCCCTCCTTTAACCAAGTCTCTTATCTGGAGACGACTCTCCTCTCCGTGCTGGGACAGGATTATCCGCGCGTCGAGACCATCGTCATGGACGGCGGCTCGACCGACGGCTCGGTAGACGTCATCCGCTCCTACGAAAAACGGCTCGCGTACTGGGTCAGCGAAAAGGACGCGGGTCAGGCCGACGCCATCAACAAGGGGATGGCGCGCGCCCGGGGCGAGATCGTCGCCTGGCTCAACTCGGACGATTACTACCTGCCCGGCGCGGTCCGCGCCGCGCTGCGCGCCTTCGAGCGGAATCCCGACGCGCTCCTCGTTTACGGAAACATGCTCGCCGTGGATGAGCGCGGCCAGACCATCAACTCGTTTCGGTTCAAACAACTCACGTTCGAAGACCTGCTCTCGTTCCAGATCATCGGACAGCCTGCGGTCTTCATGCGCCGCGCCGCGTTCGAACGGGCGGGCGGACTCGACCTTTCCTATCATTTTCTGCTCGACCATCATCTCTGGATCCGCATCGCCGCGCAGGGACGGATACTCCACGTCCCGCAGACGTGGGCCGCGGCGCGCTATCACGCCGAAGCGAAGAACCGCGCCCGCGCCTCCGAGTTTGGGAGCGAGGCCTTTCGCATTTTGAATGAAGTGGAGCGGGACGCCAATCTTGCCTCCGCTTTCGCGAACATCAAACGCCGCGCCCGCGCCTCCGCGCACCGCGTCGACGCGCGCTACCTCCTCGACGGAGACCGTCCGTCCGCCAGTCTCGCGGCGTGGACGCGGGCGTTCTTCATCTATCCGCCCGTCGCGCTTGCCCGTCTTAACCTGCTCGGCTCCGCGCTGTTGAATTTGGTCGGCCTGGGGAAATTGCGCGAGGCAACTTTGGAAAAACGAAAATCGAGATTTTCACGCGCAAAAGACGTGAAATAACGCGGGAGCGCCATCGGTCGGTCTTGGCGCGGCCAGCGTCGCGGCGGTCATTTCATCCATCTTCGCCGCGCCCAAATGATGGGGACGACCACGATCAGGACGATAACGATGCCTATCAGCAGGATCTCCTCGGTGGTACCGGGGACGGTTTCGCCTTCCTGGAACAGGCTGGTCAGCGCAAGCGGGCGGCCAGGGACGGCGGACAGGTCGAAGTTCAGAGAAGAGGCGAGCGGGAGCAGGGAAGGCATATCCGTATCCATCAGATCGTTTTGAAATGTGACTTTTATCGCTACAACTCGGACAAAATACATTATAATCGGTTTAGTTTTTCCGGAAGCAGGATCCTGCGTTAATGGCGTTTTCTGGTCTTATTCGTTCCGATTCTGTTTTCGGGGTGTCAAGAATGTCGCTATCATTCGGTGACGTCGAAAACACTGCAAAGTCTCCGCCCGCGGAGACTTTGCAATTACACCAACTCAGGAGATGTTATGATCCAGAAGGTTTTTAAATGGTTCGTATCGCCGCTGGGTCGGGTGGCGCTGGTGATCATTGGAGTAGGGGCGCTGAGCGCGGCGATGTGGGGAATTAACTATGTCCAGAGACCGCCCGCGCAGCCGATCCAATTCCCGCACAAACGCCACGTCGACAATCAGATCCAATGCCTCTACTGCCATCCCGGCGCGGCGAGTGGACCTTCCTCAGGCCTGCCCACGACCAACAAATGCTGGGGATGCCACCAGCAACTGGCGATTACAACCACCAGCGCGCTTTTGCCGCCGCTGGTTGCCGCCGTCCAAAACGGCGCTTCCCTGAACTGGGTTCCGGTGGCGCAAGTTCCCGATTTCGTTCAATACAACCACCGTCCGCACATCGCGGCCGGGTTGAACTGCGAAAATTGTCACGGCGACGTGGCTTCCCTGACCCTGCCTTATGAAAACCCGCAAGTGATGAACATGGGCTGGTGCATTGCTTGTCACCGGGAAAAATCGGCCGGCAATCCCGAACTCGAGAAGAAACTGCTCGACTGCGGGACCTGTCATTATTAGACCGGCGAAAGGATAAACGCATGACTAAAAACATTTCCCGGCGCGATTTTCTAAAACTGGCAGGAGCGGGCGCGGCGGCCACCGCCGTCCTGACCGGCTGCGGACCCGCCTCCAAATATGTGACGCGCCAGCCGTACTATCAGATGCCCGAATATACCTACAACGGCGAGAGCTCGTATTACGCCACTGCCTGCCGCGAATGCGCCGCCGCCTGCGGCCTCGTTGTCCGCACCTTCCAGGGGCGCGCCATCAAAGTGGAGGGGAACGCGGCCAACCCCGTCAACCTCGGCAAGACCTGCGCCCGCGGCCAGACCACCCTGCAGGGACTTTACAACCCCGACCGCGT harbors:
- a CDS encoding glycosyltransferase, producing MTLVSIVIPSFNQVSYLETTLLSVLGQDYPRVETIVMDGGSTDGSVDVIRSYEKRLAYWVSEKDAGQADAINKGMARARGEIVAWLNSDDYYLPGAVRAALRAFERNPDALLVYGNMLAVDERGQTINSFRFKQLTFEDLLSFQIIGQPAVFMRRAAFERAGGLDLSYHFLLDHHLWIRIAAQGRILHVPQTWAAARYHAEAKNRARASEFGSEAFRILNEVERDANLASAFANIKRRARASAHRVDARYLLDGDRPSASLAAWTRAFFIYPPVALARLNLLGSALLNLVGLGKLREATLEKRKSRFSRAKDVK